From the Phycisphaeraceae bacterium genome, the window CGCCCTGACGCCTCCTGAAACACCCGCACCACCGATTCCTCCTGTGGCACCGTCACCACCGGCACGCTCGGCTTGATGATCCCCGCCTTTTCCCCCGCAATCTCCTCAAGCGTCGAACCAAGAATCGCCGTGTGCTCCAGCTGAATCGCTGTCAATCCGCACGCAATCGGCAAAATCACATTTGTGCAATCCAGCCGCCCGCCAAGTCCCACCTCCACCACCGCAAGATCAACCGCAAGATGCGCAAAGTACAAAAACGCCATCGCCGTCACAATCTCGAAGTACGTCGCCTCTCCCATGTCGCCATCAAGTTGCTCCGCCGCGCGACGACACCGCTCTGCCATCTGTACAAAATCATGCTCCGAAATCTGCTCACGACCGATCCGAATCCGCTCACGCACACTCACCAGATGCGGGCTCGTAAACAACCCCACCGCATACCCGCACTCCGACAGCGCCGACGTCAGCATCTCGCACGTGCTGCCCTTGCCTTTGCTCCCCGCGATATGCACCGACGGAAACCCCGTCTGTGGCTCATCAAGCGCCGATAGCAGCGCACGCATCCGATCAAGCTTGAATCCGTCCGGATCACTCCGCGTCGGCTTCGTCCGCTCAAAGTTCACGCGGCTGTTCAAAAACCGTTCCGCGTCCTCAAACGTCCGAACGATCGTCCCCGCCCTGCGCCGAGGCTTGGCTTCAACCGACGCATCCACGCTCACGCCGCCAGGAGTTCGTGTCATAGCAGGGCCGATTGTACACGGATGTGCGACTCGCCGAAAGAACCTTCTTGCATTCTGCACATTCACCCCAAACGCCGCACTCTTCTGCCAACCATCTCCCGCCTCAGTCCCGTTCGGCACACCACCACACTCACACCCCACGCTACCAGCACACCAACATACACATCGCTCGCCGAATGCGCACCCGCAAGCAGCCGCGTCACCGCACACCCGCACGCCGCCAGCAACGCAAGCCCCCCCGCCCCAGGCAGCAAACGCCAGATCACCAGCGCCGCACCGAACGCCACCGCAACATGACTGCTCGGCAGCCCAAGATTGCTCCCAAACTCCTGCGGATTCCAGATCGCCCCCAGAAAAGGGTTCCAATCCATCGCACCATCCGCATCAGGCCTGTGCCGACCGAACACCACCTTCAGCCCCTCAGCGATCAACCCCGAAACCACCGCACCAATCAGCACCCCAGCACCCAAAGGCGCACGCCCACGCTTGCGCCACTCCCACAGCACAATCGTCCCGCCGATCAACAACCACGTCGGCAAGTACCCCGCAGCACGAAACATCTGATACCAATCCTTCCCTTCCAGCCTCGCCTTGTGTTCAGGCCCCACCGCAAGCAGGGCATGCAACACCCCATCCAGCCACAACAGAACCACCCCAATCAACAACAGCACACCCGCACGCTTCAGCATCGCACGCCGCGCCATCCGTCGCTCGATCGGTGATCGGTAACTCATTCAACCTCGCTCACTTCCTGCCCGACAAATCCGCCAGACCCCTATACCCATACCCCACAAACGCCAGCCTCCGATTCTTCGGCTCACCCGCAAGATATCCCAACTCCTCCACACGCTCAAAGCCCTGACGCCAGTACAACGCCTCCGATCCAATCAAAACCGCAGGCCTCCCACGCAACCTCTCAAGCACCGCATCATTCCGCAAATCGCGATCTCGCCACAAATCATGCTGCGACTTGCGCCCCGACGCAAACATCGACGACGACGCAAACACATTCGCCCCCTCAGCCTTCCGCTCCTCCGACAAATAAAACGCCAACTGGCTCGCACGCCCGTAATGACTACAGATCACAAACCCCTCCAGGCCAGTCTCCGCCTCCAGCCTCCGCAACTCCCTCTCCACCGCCGCAGCATGTTCACGCATCCCGCTCACGCGATACACCGGCACCATTTCTCCAAACCGCGGATGCCGCGCCAGCAACGACAGATTCATGAACCCCACCAGCGACACCACCAACGCAATCAACGCCAGACGCCACACCGTCCGGACCAGCCGCAGCCTCTTGTCCAGCGCAATCGGTACCATCCCGCTCGCCACCACCACAAAACCCGCAAACCCGCCCAGCGCCCAATTCCCCTCAGCCTCCGCCAGCAACGTCACCAGCAGATAAAAACCCAACACCGGCGCCGAAGCTTGCGCCATCAGCCTCACCGCCTCCGACTCCTTCCAGAACCGCACAAACCCGATCGTCCCCATCACCCCCACAGGCCCAATCAGCAGCAGCATCGCCAGATACTCCAGCGTCCACAACGGCGAATACCGCCAACCCTCAACCCCTTGCGTCGCGGGCATATCGCCCCCCGCAACGCCAAGGTGCCCCAGCAGGTGCCGCACCGTCACCCATTCATGCTGCAAATTCCAGATCGTCACCGGCACCAACCCAAGCAAAAACGCACCCACAAAACCAATCCACGCCCCAACCCCGATCCTCTTCCCCGAACGCCCCATCATTAACCCAGGCACCAGCCCGATCGCCAGCAGCACAATCGTGTACTTGAACAAAAACCCCACCGCCAGCGCAAGCCCAAGGCACACCATCCACCGACCACGCCCCGTCGCACGCGCCTTAAGCGCACACCCACACGCAACCATCCAGCACGCGATATACGGCCCATCAATCGTCATCAACAACGATGTCAACTGAAACGGCGGCACACACGCAAACAACACCGCTCCAAAAAACACCGCCCGACGATCCGCAAACACCAGCCCCGCACACCACGCCGCCGCAAGACTCCCTATCGCCCCCGCCAACACCGCCGGTAGCCGCACCGCCCACTCCACATCCCCAAACACCGCTGTCGAAGCCGCAATCACCCACGCAACACCAGGACCCTTCGAGTAGTACGACCACGCCGGCTGCTTCGCCCACTCCCAGTAATGCGCTTCATCTTCCGCCAGCGTGTACGAACTGAAGAAAACCAGAAACACCAGTCTTGCCACAGTCAACGCAATCACAAACCACACCGCAGCAGCAGGCGTCGCGTATTTCACAGACCAGTTGGGACGTGTCAGATCGTTCATTGCTGCGCTGCTAATGTCGGCACACACGCCGATACGCCACAAACGTATACACGCACAGCCCCGCAACCCCCGCCCACATCACCGGCAGCCCGATCACACCCATCCGGTGCGTCACCTGCTGCCCAGTATTGATCAGAATCACCGTCACCAGCGCCGGAAAGAAACTCCACAGATACACCACCAGAGGCAGCGTCTCCCGAAGCCGCAGCGCCGTCATCGCCCCCGTCAGCACCATCACAAAACACGACGCCGCCATCGCCATCCGCTCATGCTGCTTGCTCCTGATCTCGCGCCGCAACTTCACGATCTGCTCATCAAGCCGATCCGCCGCGCGTGCAATCGCTTCGACTCCCGATCCAAACCGCGCCTCCGCAGTCCGCGCCTCCGCAATCACCTCCCGCGCACGCATCGGCCTCAATCGCGCCAACGTGTCACGCGGCGAATTCAAACCCCGAAACACCCGCTCAACACGCTCCGTCTCCCCTTCATCATCCGCAAGGTCCAGCCCCGCCGCCGAACGCAACACCACGCCCTCAAGTCTCAACGTAAACCGAAGCGCCGTCGAATCCACAGGCCTCGTCGGGTCCGACTCCGGGCTCTCCGTCATCAACTCCCCCGCCAGCACGCTGAGTCGATCCACCCCACCCCCTCGCCTCTCGCCCCCAGGTCCCGGGTGATACACCTCCACCTCAATCCGCCCTGTCCGCTCGCTCGGCATCAACTTCCACCCACCCCCAATCAGCCCCGGAGCATGCACCACAATGCTCCGCCCCTGATCGTCATCAAACCGCGCCTCGCCCTGATTCCGCAACGACTCGAGCACCATTGCCAGCGCCTCGCGCGCCGCGATCCGCCTCGCAACCTCCAGCCGTTGCGACTCAATCCAGTTCATCCCCTCCGGCACTCGACTCAGCGACCTCAACTCCCCAAACGTCAAAAACTTCGGATCATCCTCAAACGGATTCGGAATCCGCACCGGCGCAAGCGTAAACGTCTCCTGCCGATACAGCCCCCCACGATCCTTGATCCACCAATCCTCAAATCGAACCAGCGCCACCGCCTCATCCGTGTCATCAATCCCCGCCACCGACGCCGGTACCAGCCACAAATGCGCCTGCCGCGCCGAAAGATCCGTCTCCACAATCCCCGCCTTGTCAAACCCCACCGCCGTCACGCCCATCATCAGGTACTGATCCAGCACCCCAGTCCCCGCCTCAGGCTCAATCCGCTTGATCCGCTCCGCATGAATCTGCAAATCCGCAAACTCCGCCGCCTCGCCCCGCTCGATCGTCCGCACCATCACCTGAATCAGATTCCGCCGAATCATCCCCTCCATCGAACGCAAAAATCTCGGTATCACCTGCTCATTGAGCAACATCAGCCCAACCGCCAGCACCAACCCCGTCATCACCGCAGGCATCACAAACGACCGATGGCTCACACCCGCCGATCGCGCCGCAATGAACTCATTGTCCTGCGTCAGCCTGTGATACCCCAGCGTCGTCGCAAAACCCGCCGCAAACGGCAACGCAAACGCAAGCATCGGAGGTATCGCAAGCGCCATGAAGTGCAACGCCTCCATCGGCGTCAACTTCCCATCCGCCAGAGGCTTCACCGTCGCAGCAAACGCAATCACAGTCACCAGCACCGCAGTGCTCAGCAGCACCAGCCGCCACAACTCCCGAAGTATGTATCGCCACAACGTCCACGGCATCAAGCCCTCATCGTACGCGACAACCCCCTCTCGCGCGGCAACCGACAACCCCCGCGAATACCATCCCACACCATGCCCCTCCGACTCTACAACACCCTCACACGCACCATCGAACCATTCACCCCCGCAGACCCCGCGCACGTCACCTTCTACACCTGTGGCCTCACCGTCTACGACGATGGACACATCGGCAACTTCCGCTCCTTCCTCGCCGCCGATCTCCTCAGGCGCTGGATCCAAAACCCCCTCTGCACACTCACCAACCCCGACGCATCGCTCCACCACGGCCCACGCAATGTCCTTCACGTCATGAACATCACCGACGTCGGACACATGACCGACGACCAGGCCGCCGATGGCCAGGGCCAGGACAAAATGGCAATCGCCGGCCAACGCATCATCGAAGCCAAAAAGTCCGGCAAACTCCCTCAAGGCACCAACATCGACCCCGCCGATCCATACGCAATCGCACGCTTCTTCACCGAACGCTTCATCGAAGACGCTTCGCGCCTCGGCCTCAAAGTCGCAATCGAAGCCCAACGCGACCCATCACTCATGCCACGCGCCACCGACAACATCCACGGCATGATCGCTTTCATCTCCACACTCATCGAACGCAATCACGCATACATCACCGGCTCCCCCGGCTCACACGCAGTCTACTTCGATGTCCAGTCCTTCCCCTCCTACGGCCAACTCAGCGGCAACACCCTCGACAACCTCCGAGGCGGCGCCGGAGGCCGTGTCCTCGAATCAAATCAGGCCGACAAAAAACACCCCGCAGACTTCCTCCTCTGGAAAGAAGACCCAACACACGTCATGAAGTGGCCAAGCCCATGGGGCCAAGGCTACCCCGGTTGGCACATCGAATGCTCCGTCATGTCCCTCGCACGCCTCATCCCCGGAGGCCTCGATCACGCCCTCGCCGCACCCGCAGGCACCATCGAAATCGATCTCCACTCCGGCGGCGAAGACAACATCTTCCCACACCACGAGTGCGAACGCGCACAGTCATGCGCCATCATCGGAGGCCATCGCTTCAGCCGATTCTGGTTCCACCCACGATTCCTCCTCGTCGAAGGCGAAAAGATGTCCAAAAGCAAGGGCAACTTCTTCACCGCACGCGACCTCTTCGCCCAGGGCATCGAACCCGCAGCCCTCCGCCTCGAACTCATCAAAACCCACTACCGCACCAACGCAAACTTCTCTATGCAAGGCCTCCGCGACGCCGACCGCATCGTCGAGCGCTGGCGCCGTTTCCGCGATCAGGCCCGCACCACCACTGCCGACTCCCCCGCAAACGCCGCCGCACGCGACCACGCCCGCCAAGCCTTCACCGCCGCGCTCGACAGCGATCTCAACACCCCCGAAGCAATCGCCGCCATCAACCAATGGGTCAGCGCAACCGCTGCCCCAAGCCAGGCCGACGCCGAACTCATGGACACCTTTGATGCAGTTCTCGCAGTTCTCGATCGCCCGCGACTCGAGCGCCAATCCGCCGGCAACATCGTCTTCATGCCCGGCGCAGCCCCCGACGACACCGTCGTAGCCCTCATCCACGATCGCGCAGCCGCCAAAAAAGCCCGCGACTTCGCCCGCGCCGACGCAATCCGCAACGATCTCCTCCAGCGAGGCTACGCCATCAAGGACGTCGCCGGAGGCACTGTCGAAGTCGCACGCACCGACTGATCGCAAAAGCCTCGCTGGCGATTCGAGTTTTCACGCCCGAAACACCAACTCAGCCCTCACCCCTTCACGCAGCATCTTTGATGCCGATCAGTTCATCGTTGTCCTCGGTCGAGACCGACTCTACCGCCACGGCCTTCTTGCATGTCAGCAGAATGCCCGTACCAACCAGCGCCGAAATCACCGACCCGCACAGAATCCCCATCTTGGCCGCCTCAAGCTGCGCCGCCTCCGCAAACCCCAGCGTCCCGATGAACAACGCCATCGTGAACCCGATCCCGCCAAGACACCCAACCCCCAGCACATGCCGCCAGGTCACCCCAGTCGGTAGCGCCGCGATGTTCAACTTCACCGCAAGCCACGCCGCCGCGAAAATGCCCAGAGGCTTCCCAACCACAAGCCCGAACATCACCCCCAGCGAAACCGGGCCCATCAGCGCCGCAGCAGCACCCTCGCCGATATGCAACCCCGCATTCGCAATCGCGAAAATCGGCAGAATCAGGAACGCAACCCACCCATGCAACGCATGCTCAATCCGGTGCAGCGGCGGCATCACCATCTTGCAATTCACCGCAATCGCCTGCACCGCAGCACGCTGCGACGAACTCGTCGCAACCCCTTGCCCCGTCCGACCATGATGAGAAAACCACTCCAGCGCTTTGCCTGTCGCCTTCACAAACCGGCCCGAATCCACCCGCGCCGTCGCCGGAATCGTCATCGCCAGCACCACGCCCGCAATCGTCGCATGCACCCCGCTCCGCAGCGTGAAGTACCACAGAAACGAACCCACAATCACATAAGGCAGCGGCGAACGCACCCTGAAAATATTGCACAGAATCAAAACACACAACGCCCCACCCGCAAACACCAGGTACTGCGTCGCGATCTCTTCCGTATAAAACAACGCAATCACCAGCAGCGCACCAAGGTCGTCCACAATCGCCAGCGACGTCAGAAACACCTTCAACGTAATCGGCACCCGACTCCCAAGCAACGCAAGCACACCCAGCGCGAACGCAATGTCCGTCGCCATCGGCACGCCCCAGCCCCGCATCGAGTCCTGCCCAAAGTTCAGCATCACATAGAACAACGCCGGAATCGCCATGCCGCCGATCGCTGCCGCAATCGGAAGCGCCGCCCGTTTCGGGCTCGCCAACTCGCCGATCAGCATCTCACGCTTGATCTCAAGCCCCACCAGCAGAAAAAAGATCCCCATCAGCGCGTCGTTGATCCAGTGCACCAGATGGTTCTGAAGCACCCACGATCCGAACATCAACTCGAAGTCCGTCTCGTGAAAGAAATGGTGGTACGAGTCCGCATAACTCGAATTCGCCCACACCAGCGCAATAATCGCGCACAAAACCAGCATCACCCCGCCAGCCGTCGACAACGCCGTGAACCGTTGAAATGGACGAATCAGATGCTCAACAGGCTCAAGCCGAGTCCCTTCCGCAGCGTGCGGAACACGATCACCATGCGCCATCGATCACACTCCTTCTTCGTGCGGATACCGCCCACATCGAAGTTCGGCTCTTTCCGCCACGAACTCCAATTCGGACCCGCCCGTCACATACAACGAATCAATCGTTCGTAACGAGCACCACCCAATTTCGGTGTTAGATCGCTCGGCCACTGACCGAATCCCGACTCGCCTCAGACCAGATCGAGCCCATCATCAACCGCTTCAACCTCTTCCGACTCATCCAGCGTCCGAAGCGTGATCCCGATCTCCTCAAGCCTCTCCTTCACTTCCTGCAGCGAAGTCGAGCCGAAGTTCTTGACCCCCATCAACTCCGCCTCAGTGTGGGTGATCAGATCCCCGATCGTCTGAATATTCAGTAGTTGCAGCGCCCGACGCGCACGAACCGACAACTGCAGGTCCGTCACCATCTTGTTCGCCAGCGACTCGTGCCCGCTGCCCTTCAAACGCTCGATCACCTGCCGCCGAGCAGCACGGTGCGCATCCTCAAGCCCCTGCCCAAGCCGCAGGTTCTTCTGCTGAAGCATCCGCTTGATCTCTTCCAGCGAGCTCTCCCCGAAGTTCTTGTAACTCATCAGTTCCACCTCGGTGATCCGCAACAGATCCCCCAGCGTCCTGATGTTCATCTTCTTCAGGCATGTCCGCGCACGCACCGACAACTCAAAATCCGTCACCGGCGTATCCATCAACGCCTTCTTCTGCACAAAGTCCCGATCCGATTCCTCTTCGATCACCATCTCACGGCTCGCCTGCACATCCTTCATGAACAGCCGCGCACGCACATGGTTCGGGTTCGTCTCCAGAATCTGCCTCAGACAACGCTCCGCACGAATGTAATCCGCACGGTCCTCATACAACACCGCCAGATTCAGCAGCCCATTGATCGGTGCCGGAGTCGTTTCGCACACCCGCTCATACAGCGACAGCGCCTCGTCCTCTTCCCCCACCAGATCCAGCAGATACGCCAACTGGAACATCGCGTCCACGCTCATCGGGTCCGCACCAACTGCCTTGCGCAACTCCGCAATCGCACCCAGCTTGTCGCCCGCGTTCGCAAGATTCGTCGCCGCATGAAAATGCCGCTGCGACGCCTCCACGTCACGATCCGCAGAACTCCCCGCACCGATCACCAGATCCATCGGACTCGTCGCCATACCGCCTCCGTTCCATGTCTTGTGGAACCCAGACAGTAGCCCCGCCGCACCACCAAGGCCACGCTCCCCCTACAGCCCAGGCCCCGGCGCCACCTCGTCCACCGGAAGATTGTGCAGCACATCCGACCCATGCGTCAACCTGATCGACCGCCAACGCCCCGACATGAACCGCAGCAGCAGAATCACCCCCAGCAGCACAATGTATCCCGAAGCCCCGATCCAGGGCCCGATCGACCCCAACCCAGGACTCGTCCACATCAGCAGATGCCCCAGCCCCACAATGCTCACCCAGCTCAACACCACCGTCGCAATCCCCGGCCACACCGTATCCCCAGCCCCGCGCAGCGCCGCCGACATCACAATCGCCACCGCATCAAACACCTGAAACACCGCCGCCGCGATCATCACCTGCCCGCCAATCCGCAGCATCTCATCCCGCTGGGTCGCTGGCGTCTCCGGGTTGATAAATAACCCGATCAACTCATGCCGAAACGCCACAAACACCACCGCGCAAAGCCCCATATACCCAACCGCCAACTTCAACCCAAGCCACGCACGTCGCGCAGCCTTGTCCGGGTCACCCTCCCCGATCGCCTTTCCCACGACCGCCTGCGTCGCGATCGAAAGCCCCACCGTCGGCATGAACGACAGATGCATCCACTGCAACGCCGCAAACCCCGCAGTGTTCGCCATCGTCGCCGCCTCCGTCGCCGCCGCAACCGTCCCCCCCGCATGCAGCACCGCCCGACGCCCAGCCTCCCCCACCAGAAACGTCATCAGATACGCCCAGCACACCAGCTCATTGATGAACATCATCCCCGCAGGCCACCCCACCCGCGCAATGTCCTTCATCTGCCCAATCCGAGGCCGCCACGCCGCCCGCGTCCCATACCGGCGCGCAAACTTCCCGCTCAGAAAAATCACCATCGGCACGCTGAACTCAATCACCGTCCCCAGCACCGTCGCCAGCGCAGCACCCGCAAGCCCCATCGCCGGAATCCCCAGCAATCCCGCTATCCCCGCAAAAAACTCATGCGCCGGCCAACGCTCCGGAGGCCCATCCGACCCGAAAATGAAAAGCACATTCAAAAAGATGTTCGCAAGATTCCCCGTCACCGCCGCCACCATCACCACCCCAGGACGATGCATCCCGAAGAAATAGTTGTGAACCGCCTTCGCAAGCAGCGTAAAAATCGACCCCCCCATCGCAATCGACGCATACGCCAACTCCAGTTCATACAACTCCTGCTCATGCCCGAACACCCGCAGCAGCCACGGAGCAACCAACACCGCCGGCACCATCACCACCAACCAATACCCCGCGCCAATCCACATCGCGTTCCACGCATACGCCGAACCACGCTCCGCCTTCCCCGCACCCAGATTCTGACTCACAAACGAGTTCACAATCGAGATCATCCCGATGCAGAACGTCATCAACGTCCACGTCGCAATCGCCGCATTCCCATGCGCAGCCAGATAAATCGGCTCCGGACCAATGTCCTTGACCATCAGCCGATCAAAAAACTGCATCGCCGTATAACTCGCCATCGTCGCGATCGACGGCAGCGCAATCACCAGCATCTCCCGCAGCGCCCGCTCCGGACCCCTCGGCGTGCCCGCTGCCCGACTACTGGATGGATTCTCTGACCCCTGCTCCACCACACACCCCCCGAGCCGCACCCGCAGCCAAGGCGGAGGGTACACCACCGCCACTCTCGACGATCAATCCCTACCCCCGCCTCGCCGCCCCAGCCAGCCTCAACGCCGCAGCCATACTCCCCGCATCCGCAACCCCCTTGCCCGCAA encodes:
- a CDS encoding LptF/LptG family permease; its protein translation is MPWTLWRYILRELWRLVLLSTAVLVTVIAFAATVKPLADGKLTPMEALHFMALAIPPMLAFALPFAAGFATTLGYHRLTQDNEFIAARSAGVSHRSFVMPAVMTGLVLAVGLMLLNEQVIPRFLRSMEGMIRRNLIQVMVRTIERGEAAEFADLQIHAERIKRIEPEAGTGVLDQYLMMGVTAVGFDKAGIVETDLSARQAHLWLVPASVAGIDDTDEAVALVRFEDWWIKDRGGLYRQETFTLAPVRIPNPFEDDPKFLTFGELRSLSRVPEGMNWIESQRLEVARRIAAREALAMVLESLRNQGEARFDDDQGRSIVVHAPGLIGGGWKLMPSERTGRIEVEVYHPGPGGERRGGGVDRLSVLAGELMTESPESDPTRPVDSTALRFTLRLEGVVLRSAAGLDLADDEGETERVERVFRGLNSPRDTLARLRPMRAREVIAEARTAEARFGSGVEAIARAADRLDEQIVKLRREIRSKQHERMAMAASCFVMVLTGAMTALRLRETLPLVVYLWSFFPALVTVILINTGQQVTHRMGVIGLPVMWAGVAGLCVYTFVAYRRVCRH
- the nhaA gene encoding Na+/H+ antiporter NhaA; translated protein: MAHGDRVPHAAEGTRLEPVEHLIRPFQRFTALSTAGGVMLVLCAIIALVWANSSYADSYHHFFHETDFELMFGSWVLQNHLVHWINDALMGIFFLLVGLEIKREMLIGELASPKRAALPIAAAIGGMAIPALFYVMLNFGQDSMRGWGVPMATDIAFALGVLALLGSRVPITLKVFLTSLAIVDDLGALLVIALFYTEEIATQYLVFAGGALCVLILCNIFRVRSPLPYVIVGSFLWYFTLRSGVHATIAGVVLAMTIPATARVDSGRFVKATGKALEWFSHHGRTGQGVATSSSQRAAVQAIAVNCKMVMPPLHRIEHALHGWVAFLILPIFAIANAGLHIGEGAAAALMGPVSLGVMFGLVVGKPLGIFAAAWLAVKLNIAALPTGVTWRHVLGVGCLGGIGFTMALFIGTLGFAEAAQLEAAKMGILCGSVISALVGTGILLTCKKAVAVESVSTEDNDELIGIKDAA
- a CDS encoding MATE family efflux transporter, which encodes MAVVYPPPWLRVRLGGCVVEQGSENPSSSRAAGTPRGPERALREMLVIALPSIATMASYTAMQFFDRLMVKDIGPEPIYLAAHGNAAIATWTLMTFCIGMISIVNSFVSQNLGAGKAERGSAYAWNAMWIGAGYWLVVMVPAVLVAPWLLRVFGHEQELYELELAYASIAMGGSIFTLLAKAVHNYFFGMHRPGVVMVAAVTGNLANIFLNVLFIFGSDGPPERWPAHEFFAGIAGLLGIPAMGLAGAALATVLGTVIEFSVPMVIFLSGKFARRYGTRAAWRPRIGQMKDIARVGWPAGMMFINELVCWAYLMTFLVGEAGRRAVLHAGGTVAAATEAATMANTAGFAALQWMHLSFMPTVGLSIATQAVVGKAIGEGDPDKAARRAWLGLKLAVGYMGLCAVVFVAFRHELIGLFINPETPATQRDEMLRIGGQVMIAAAVFQVFDAVAIVMSAALRGAGDTVWPGIATVVLSWVSIVGLGHLLMWTSPGLGSIGPWIGASGYIVLLGVILLLRFMSGRWRSIRLTHGSDVLHNLPVDEVAPGPGL
- a CDS encoding cysteine--tRNA ligase; the protein is MPLRLYNTLTRTIEPFTPADPAHVTFYTCGLTVYDDGHIGNFRSFLAADLLRRWIQNPLCTLTNPDASLHHGPRNVLHVMNITDVGHMTDDQAADGQGQDKMAIAGQRIIEAKKSGKLPQGTNIDPADPYAIARFFTERFIEDASRLGLKVAIEAQRDPSLMPRATDNIHGMIAFISTLIERNHAYITGSPGSHAVYFDVQSFPSYGQLSGNTLDNLRGGAGGRVLESNQADKKHPADFLLWKEDPTHVMKWPSPWGQGYPGWHIECSVMSLARLIPGGLDHALAAPAGTIEIDLHSGGEDNIFPHHECERAQSCAIIGGHRFSRFWFHPRFLLVEGEKMSKSKGNFFTARDLFAQGIEPAALRLELIKTHYRTNANFSMQGLRDADRIVERWRRFRDQARTTTADSPANAAARDHARQAFTAALDSDLNTPEAIAAINQWVSATAAPSQADAELMDTFDAVLAVLDRPRLERQSAGNIVFMPGAAPDDTVVALIHDRAAAKKARDFARADAIRNDLLQRGYAIKDVAGGTVEVARTD
- a CDS encoding glycosyltransferase family 39 protein, with product MNDLTRPNWSVKYATPAAAVWFVIALTVARLVFLVFFSSYTLAEDEAHYWEWAKQPAWSYYSKGPGVAWVIAASTAVFGDVEWAVRLPAVLAGAIGSLAAAWCAGLVFADRRAVFFGAVLFACVPPFQLTSLLMTIDGPYIACWMVACGCALKARATGRGRWMVCLGLALAVGFLFKYTIVLLAIGLVPGLMMGRSGKRIGVGAWIGFVGAFLLGLVPVTIWNLQHEWVTVRHLLGHLGVAGGDMPATQGVEGWRYSPLWTLEYLAMLLLIGPVGVMGTIGFVRFWKESEAVRLMAQASAPVLGFYLLVTLLAEAEGNWALGGFAGFVVVASGMVPIALDKRLRLVRTVWRLALIALVVSLVGFMNLSLLARHPRFGEMVPVYRVSGMREHAAAVERELRRLEAETGLEGFVICSHYGRASQLAFYLSEERKAEGANVFASSSMFASGRKSQHDLWRDRDLRNDAVLERLRGRPAVLIGSEALYWRQGFERVEELGYLAGEPKNRRLAFVGYGYRGLADLSGRK
- a CDS encoding phosphatase PAP2 family protein; the encoded protein is MSYRSPIERRMARRAMLKRAGVLLLIGVVLLWLDGVLHALLAVGPEHKARLEGKDWYQMFRAAGYLPTWLLIGGTIVLWEWRKRGRAPLGAGVLIGAVVSGLIAEGLKVVFGRHRPDADGAMDWNPFLGAIWNPQEFGSNLGLPSSHVAVAFGAALVIWRLLPGAGGLALLAACGCAVTRLLAGAHSASDVYVGVLVAWGVSVVVCRTGLRREMVGRRVRRLG
- a CDS encoding tetratricopeptide repeat protein gives rise to the protein MATSPMDLVIGAGSSADRDVEASQRHFHAATNLANAGDKLGAIAELRKAVGADPMSVDAMFQLAYLLDLVGEEDEALSLYERVCETTPAPINGLLNLAVLYEDRADYIRAERCLRQILETNPNHVRARLFMKDVQASREMVIEEESDRDFVQKKALMDTPVTDFELSVRARTCLKKMNIRTLGDLLRITEVELMSYKNFGESSLEEIKRMLQQKNLRLGQGLEDAHRAARRQVIERLKGSGHESLANKMVTDLQLSVRARRALQLLNIQTIGDLITHTEAELMGVKNFGSTSLQEVKERLEEIGITLRTLDESEEVEAVDDGLDLV
- a CDS encoding bifunctional folylpolyglutamate synthase/dihydrofolate synthase, which translates into the protein MTRTPGGVSVDASVEAKPRRRAGTIVRTFEDAERFLNSRVNFERTKPTRSDPDGFKLDRMRALLSALDEPQTGFPSVHIAGSKGKGSTCEMLTSALSECGYAVGLFTSPHLVSVRERIRIGREQISEHDFVQMAERCRRAAEQLDGDMGEATYFEIVTAMAFLYFAHLAVDLAVVEVGLGGRLDCTNVILPIACGLTAIQLEHTAILGSTLEEIAGEKAGIIKPSVPVVTVPQEESVVRVFQEASGRMDAPLFVLGESLDYSCRIEADANLGRHARICVTTDRVQYEHIAVPLRGEHQAANCGLVLGLLDQLAGRGFVVPEKEVALGLAKTEVAGRMELAWSDPRILLDVAHTPDSLRCLVHSVGSHLRFDSLVTIFGCCADKAVGEMLAEIGRGADKMIFTQASDTPRAMDPEKLRQKFSDIKGTMSQIAPDLKSAINMASRAVGRDDLILITGSCYLVGEAKRLLLEAATRKAAESATRG